GGCCTGGTGCATCGGTGATGGATGCACCGTCGAGGCCCGCTGCTGCCGGGTGAGTGAAGAAGGTCCTAAGAGTGCAGGACCCTAAACGCGCAGGTCAGACGTGACCTGCCGCACGACCCTGCGAAACGATTCGACCGTCTCCCGCTTTTTCACATGCGACCGCCCGCTGACCTGTTTTTTCCCCTGCACATAAACGCTCTCAATAAGCCCCTGATCGCCGGCATACATGGCAATGCCAAGGACATTCGAAACAGGCCGCTCCACCAGCCGATCATGCCCGCTATCGAGCACAATCGCATCAAAGGGCTGGCCCACGGAAAAAGCGTCTCCGAGAAGGCCTAAAGCCTTGCGTCCGGCCCTTTGCACATGATCAAAGAGGATCTGTCCCGAATCCATCCGTTCCGCATCACAGAGCAGGTTGCGCTTCTCCATAAATAACCGATGCACGATCTCCGGATAACGCGCCTCCCCAAAGGGGCAAAGGCTCACGTGCGAATCGGTGCCGATACAGAAGTTGCCACCCTGGCCGAAAAATTCGGGGAAGGGGAAAATGCCATCGCCCAGGTTGCCCTCGGTGGAGGGGCAAAGAACGACCGTGGCTTTCGAAGCCACGAGCTTTTTGATCTCAAGGGTATTGATATGCGTGGCGTGAACAAGGTTATGGTGATCGGACAGTGGAATATTATCGTAAAGCCAATCCACCGCCCGGCAATGATAAGCCTGCTCGAAAGCGATCGCATCGGTGGACTGCTCGGACACATGAAAATGCGCAGGTCCAAGGGCCCAATGGGTTCCCAGGATGGTCTTGATATCCCGGGGAGGCGCCGCACGCATCGAATGCACGCCATAGCCAACGAGAACCTCGGGATATTCCTTCCGATTCACATTCGCAATATTTTCCAAAAGGGCGAGATATTCATCGGTATCCTTGCAATAAAACCGGCGCTGCCTTGGCTGAATCGCTTGGCCTGGCGCTGACTGATGATAGTAAACAGGCACCAGAGTCAAACGAATCCCGGCCCGTCGAGCCGCTTCCATGATGGCCACGGACAGTTGCGCAGGCTGCGCATAGTGCTGACCGGACTTGTCATGATGCAGATAATGAAATTCACAGACCGATGTATAGCCGTACTCCAAGAGCGTCTGGTAAAAACGCGTCGTGATATCAAGGAGCTGCTCAGGATCGAGCACACCGGCGAGCTGATACATTTTCTCGCGCCAGGACCAGAAATCATCCTTCTCATGACCGGGTTCCAAACGCTCGGCCATGCCGCTCATCAGATACTGAAAGGAGTGCGAGTGCCCATTGGCAAAACCCGGCAGAAGATAACCGGGATTTTTTTCAGTCACAGGAAGGGACGGAGCATCGTCACCGATCGCACTGATCCGTCCCAGGTCGTCCACTGTCACATAACAGGGCGTGAGCCACTGACCGTCGACATAGCCCGCTTTGAACTGCAAAACCTGAGTCATGGCAAGGCCTCCAGGACGGTGGAAAGTTCCAGAAATGCATCCGTCAGAACCTTTTGCACCTGGGCGCATTTTTTGGGATCGAGGCGCGTACGGGCGTCGTTCATATAAACATCCTGCGACATTTCCAATTGAATCGCATGCACGCGCTTTTCAGGCATTCCATAGGCCCTTGTGATCTGCCCGCCCTTGAAAGGCTGATTATGGGCGATCTGAAAGGGCGATTGTTTAAGAACGCGCAGCAGGGCATCACTCAAGGCCTTGTCCGCGCTGCCGCCATCGCGATCACCGACGATCATATCGGCAAAGGGATCCGGAGCCAGCGACGGCACCGAACGGCGAATGGAATGCGCATCGAACAGCAGCACATGCTTGAAGTTTTTATGCGCCTCGTGAATGAGATCCTGCAGGGCGGCATGATAAGGCTGATAGTAAAGGTGTCCGCGACGCTCGCGTTCGGCGGCATCGGGCCTTTGCGCGAGTTCATAGAGCTCGACACCATCAAAGGTGGTCAGAGGCATCGCATCGGTTTGCCGTCTGTGATCGGTATAAAGAGCCGGACCTTCCATTGGGCGATTCAGATCCACCACATAGCGGCTCAGGCGCGCCTGGATCATCGGAATCCCGAGACTCGGGCAGAATGCATAAAGTTCCGGAACAAACCAGTCCGTGTCCGGGAGCTTATGCAGAATATCGGGTCTTAGCGTTTGAGCCACTTCTTCAGGCACATCGGTTCCTGCATGCGGAACGCTGACGATAATGGGCCTTCGTGCTGCTTCAGCAGGCCTAAGATGATAGACAGGGAAAGACATAACGGGCCTCGACTTCGGAAGGAACTTTTGAGGTCCCTATCTTAGCGCGAGGCCCAGGAGATTTGCAAAGGCTAAGACCGGTCAAGGCTCAGAGCCTCATAACCATTTGGTCTCAAGCTCTTTTTTGGTGAGGGGATAGGTCTTATGCAACTCCGCCAGGACTTCCGATGCATTTTCGACTTTACCGCTGCGTCCCATCACTTCCAATTGCTCAGCCAATTTCATCATCATCATGGCACCCAGGTTGCCTGAAGTGCCCTTGAGAGCATGGCCGGATCGCTCGACTTTCACAGGATCCTTGGCGGCAACGGCTGCATCGAGTTCAACCAGGAGCGCAGGACAACGCTGAAAGAAAATATTGAGCAGCTCCTTGAAGAAGTCATCCTCATCATCAGGCTCGCCGAGGTTCTTGATGGCTTGGAGTTTCTGCGCATCAATGATCGGCCAGGCTTCGTCCAGCTTAGGAGCCGCACCCATATTTTCATCCTCTTCCAGAAAAAATCAGGAGGCCGCATCCAGGTGCTGCTGACCCTGACCCAGGTATTTCAGATAGAAGCCCACACCGTATTTGGTTTCGATCACGACGTTGTCCGACACATCCTTCAGGAGTTGACGAACAGCGTGCAGTTTGCGGTGCAGCGCGTTATCTGTAACCTTGATCTGGCCCCAGCAACGCATTTTCAAAGCATCCTTCTCGACGATGGCGCCTTCGGTATTCGCAAGGCAGGCCAGAAGGTTGACTTCGATGGGGGAGGCAAAGCGTTTGCCCGATGGACCTTCGACTGTGCGATGAGCCGAGTCGATGGTGATGTCGCCGAATTCCACGACTTCCTTGGCCGCCTTCTGAGCCGCATCCGCCATGCGCAGTTTGAAACGCGCATCGACTTCATCGGGGATCAGGGGCTTGCGAATAAAATCATCCGCTCCGGAATTCAATGCTTTCACAATGCTGGTTTCCGCCGGAGTGCCGGTGATCACCAGGATTGGGCAGAAGGGCCATGCAGCGCGCAGATTGGGCAAAATATCCAATCCGGTCCGGCCATTACCCAAATGGATGTCAATAAAGACTGCGATGGGGTGCAATTCATCGACTTTGGCCAAAAGCTCCTCGGGATCCTTCATCCCAACGGTGCGAATTTTGGTTGAGCGTTCGATGATCTGATGCACCATGACATCATCGTCCAGGGTAATTGTGTAGGTATCACTTGGGTTGCCTTTCATGTCCGCATCCTTCACTTAGGGCGTTGAACCTTTATCTAGGTAAAGAATCGGTGCCGACCCGGCAATTTTTAACCCGGGAAAGTTTTTTCCCAGGCAGAAAGTTCCTCCTTGAACGTAAGATCTCCAAATTCTTACAGAAATAGAGTTGAGGAATTTTTTGCCCAGGGCCTAAGTGGGCACGTATTTCCCGCCAGCAAGGGGGGTCGAGGCAGGCCTGCGGAAGGATTCAAATCGATAACTTAGCGCAAGCAAGCGGAAAACCTGAATATTTTTCAAAAGCGAAAAAAGAGCCAACTCGGGCTTGACTACGCAACTCTGACTCATATATAAATCAGTCAACCCGGCACCCCCGGGGATGCTCTTCTCCTGTTGCTGTTGCTCTTATTGCTGCTGTTGCTGTTGAGGTTTCCCATGTTTGGCCGCACACTTACTCTTCTGTTCGCCCTTTTCTTCTTTTCCGCCTGTCAGGAATATCAGGTGGTTGCCGTGAAAGACTTCCGCATCTACACGGACACCAAAAACCCCGAGTTGAAAAAAGCCATCAGGATCCTGGCTCAGCGCTACAACAAGGACATGGGTTCCAAGACCCTGACCATCGTGGATCGCGAGGAAGACAGCAATTCCCGCATTCGCTTCACCAGCGGACTGCATGACAATGGTCACAAGCTGGGACTGGGCAAGTGGATCACGACGACCAATCAAAAATCAACGCTGACCATCAATGGCGAGAAGAATACGCAAACGGTCGCTTATGCGATGGATATTGAATTCGATCAGGAGAATTTTGAAGCGAAGGTGGCTTCCTTGAGTGATTCAAGCAGCGAGGAAGCCCAGCATCTTTACCATCTTTTCTGCCATGAGATCGGTCATGGACTTCAGATGGATCACAGCCCAGAGAATTCGAATGTGATGTATCCGACGATTCCCGACAAACCCACGCGGTATGTCGATTATAAGGCTTACTTCAATCGGGCTCGCTCGTTTATGAGCAGTCATTGATCGAGGCCTGTAACAGCAACTTGGGGTTCTCTGCATCGCAGAGAACCTTTTTTGCTTCAGTAGGCGTTGCGGCCGCGGATCACTTCATCCAGGGTTAAAAAGAGAATTTTGATATCCAGCCAGAGCGACCAATTCTGTATATAAAAAAGATCGCATTCGATGCGCTTTTCAATACTGGTGCTGCCGCGCCAGCCGTTGACCTGGGCCCAGCCGGTGATTCCGGTCTTGACCTTGTGCCGCAGCATATAGCCCGGCACTTCCTTCCGGAATTTATCGACGAAGACCGGACGCTCGGGCCTTGGTCCGACCAGGCTCATATCCCCGCGCAGCACGTTGAAGAACTGCGGGAGTTCATCAAGGCTCGTGCGGCGCAGAAAACTGCCGAGGCGCGTGGCCCTTTGATCACCAGGCTTCGCCCAGACCGCCCCGGTCTGATGCTCGGCATCCACCGGCATCGAACGGAATTTCAGGCAGTTGAAACGCACTCCATCCAGTCCCATTCGCTCCTGGCGATACAGCACCGGCCCCCGCGAGCTGAAGGGCACCAGCATGGCGATCATCAGCATCACCGGACTTAAAAGGATCAGCGCGAACGAAGCGCCCATGATGTCAAGGCCCCGCTTCAGGATGATATTGAATCCGGAGAGTGGGCTTTCGTGGATGCTGATGACCGGGGAATTGTCGATCAGCTCAATACCGGGTGACATGCGGCTGAAGCGTTTGATATCCGGCAAAATGCGAATATCGTTTACCTGATCGGCAATCTTTTCCAATTCCCGATCCAAAAAGCCATGAAACTGATAGGGAAGGGCGATCACTACAGTTTGAATGGGGTGCTCGACGAAATAGTGCGGCCAGTCTTCGGGTTGCTCGATGCGGGAAAGATCCTGCTGACGCAAGATCCTTTCCTCGTGACTTTGGAAATTTCCGCCAGGCATGACGACTCCCTCGACGAGAGACCGTTCCACACCCAGCTTCTGACTGATCGAAAGGGCCTCCAGGATGCCTTCGCCACGCGCGATGATGAGGACGCGGCGCGGATCCAGACGGCGACGATAATTGCGTATGATACGCCGAACGATGTCGCGGCCGATGATCACGGCAAAAGGCTGCAAGGCGCCGAATATCAAAAGGGTAATGCGCGAATAGCGGTATTCCTCATAAAAGTAAGTGAAAGCGATCAAGGACAAGAGCGCGACGATGGAAGCCGGAATGATATCGAAGACTTCATAGCGGAAACGCTTCTGCTGACCCAGACGTTTCAGGCCGCCGGTGAAGGCGAAGGTCGCGAACCAGATGCCCCAGATGAAAGGAATGAGCTTCGAATAAAGGGCGATGGGCGGCACACCCAGGGGGGCATCTATCCAGGAATAGAAGCGCAGAAGGAACGCCAGCACCCAGGCCAGGGTAATCATGATGAGGTCACCCAGAAGCCTTAGGGTGAAAAGGAGCTGGCTTGTCTGTCGATTCATGCTCGATCCTTAAGGGTCGCGTCGATCTCCTGACGCATTTTTCTTTGAAAGCTATCTCGACTGAAGGTCGCTGCAAAGGTGGTGAGATAATCGCGATTAAAGGCCTGGTCTGAAAAATTCTGGAGCGTTTTGGCAAGAGAGTCGGCGCTAGCCTCTTGAAAAAAGAGTCCGGTTTTTCCTTCCTGGACAAAATCCAAAGCCCCACCGGCTTTGAGCGCGATGACGGGCGTTCCCGCCGCCAGCGCTTCGATCGCCGTGATACCAAAATCCTCGACGCCTGGGAAGATGAGCGCATCCGCGTCCTGAAAGAGGCGGACCCATTCCTCGGCTGATGGCTTCAGGCGAAATTCGGTCATTTTTCCTGCCAATCGTCGCAGTTGCTTTTCCTCGGGACCGGATCCGGCGATGATCAATTTCTTGCCGAGTCTTTCGCAGGCGGCGATGGCGAGGTCAAAGCGCTTGTAGTTGACAAAGGCTCCTGCAGCCAGGAAATATCCGCCTTTTTTTGGATTTTGAGGCTTGAACCTTTCGATGGCGACCGGCGGATGCACGACCTGAGCGTCGCGACCGTAATAACGCTTCACGCGCGTCCGCACGAAGCTGCTGTTGGCCACGAAGCGATCCACGCGATGGTTCGACGCCACATCCCAAACCCTCAATTTGGACAGAAGGATGTGTTTGATCATCTCGATCAGCGAGAGGGAACGGTGAGGAGTCAGATAATAGCGGCGTTGATCCCAAATATATCGCATAGGTGAATGGATATAAGAAAGATGCCGGGCCTCGGCCCCGACCAGCACGCCCTTGGCCACGCACGACGAGGTGCTGATGACAAGGTCATAGTCCTCCAAAGGCATGGCTTCGACAGCTGCTGGTAAAAGAGGCAAGAGGATCTTACGAAAACGTTTCAGAGCATTGAGCCAGGGATCGACGATGATCGTGCGACGCCGGATGGATTCCGGCATTTCCGCTTCGTCGTAAAACAGCGTGTAAATAGGAGCATTTGGATAGAGTTCGAGCAAGGCCTCAAGGACTTTTTCCCCACCGCGCCAGGTCACCAGCCAATCATGCACAAATGCGACACGCATTCAACCCCCTGCCTTTTTTAGGCTCCGTGAAGAGAAAATTATGCGCTGCAGTCTTAAAAAACTCAGCAAAAAAACGATGTCGCATTCGATGCCTGCCCCGTCCAGCGCGGTTGTGAACGACCTACCAGAAAGACTGGGTACCTTGCGAGGCTCTCTCACGGTCTGTTAATATAAAAGTGTAGACCCCAAGCATCACAAGGTTTCCGGTTTTCGAAAGTAGCCTTTCGGTCTCTCACCCATTTGTGACTGATTACGACTTTGTCAAAAGTCCATCGGAAAAAGCGCTTCCCCGTACCCATCTTAGCGCGCCATGAGGAGGCTTCAGCTTCGCTATGAATCAACGCAATCTCTATGACAGCAACGTCGCATCGGAACTGATTCCCCAGGTTCTTGACAAGGAGGGGCCTCTTCCTGTCGGGACCCTGCGTCAGGCCCTGGACGACATCGTTGGCAAGAGCGAAGCCATGGAAAAGGTTTTTCAAACCATTGGCAAAGTCGCACGGTCAGATTCGCCAGTCTTAATCCACGGGGAAAGTGGAACTGGCAAGGAGTTGGTGGCCTGTGCCCTGCACCGCCTATCCCAACGCGCCAGCCGCCGATTCCTGGCGGTTAACTGTAGTGCTATACCTGAAACACTGCTGGAATCCGAGCTTTTTGGATATGTCAAAGGCGCTTTTACCGGAGCTGACAAAAGCCGGAAGGGTTATTTTGAAGAAGCGGCGGGTGGAACACTGTTTTTGGACGAAATCGGTGAAATGCCGCCACGTTTGCAGGCCAAGCTCCTCAGGGTCTTGCAGGAGAAGCAATACAGCCCCATCGGATCCAACGA
This is a stretch of genomic DNA from Oligoflexus sp.. It encodes these proteins:
- the hutF gene encoding formimidoylglutamate deiminase → MTQVLQFKAGYVDGQWLTPCYVTVDDLGRISAIGDDAPSLPVTEKNPGYLLPGFANGHSHSFQYLMSGMAERLEPGHEKDDFWSWREKMYQLAGVLDPEQLLDITTRFYQTLLEYGYTSVCEFHYLHHDKSGQHYAQPAQLSVAIMEAARRAGIRLTLVPVYYHQSAPGQAIQPRQRRFYCKDTDEYLALLENIANVNRKEYPEVLVGYGVHSMRAAPPRDIKTILGTHWALGPAHFHVSEQSTDAIAFEQAYHCRAVDWLYDNIPLSDHHNLVHATHINTLEIKKLVASKATVVLCPSTEGNLGDGIFPFPEFFGQGGNFCIGTDSHVSLCPFGEARYPEIVHRLFMEKRNLLCDAERMDSGQILFDHVQRAGRKALGLLGDAFSVGQPFDAIVLDSGHDRLVERPVSNVLGIAMYAGDQGLIESVYVQGKKQVSGRSHVKKRETVESFRRVVRQVTSDLRV
- a CDS encoding N-formylglutamate amidohydrolase: MSFPVYHLRPAEAARRPIIVSVPHAGTDVPEEVAQTLRPDILHKLPDTDWFVPELYAFCPSLGIPMIQARLSRYVVDLNRPMEGPALYTDHRRQTDAMPLTTFDGVELYELAQRPDAAERERRGHLYYQPYHAALQDLIHEAHKNFKHVLLFDAHSIRRSVPSLAPDPFADMIVGDRDGGSADKALSDALLRVLKQSPFQIAHNQPFKGGQITRAYGMPEKRVHAIQLEMSQDVYMNDARTRLDPKKCAQVQKVLTDAFLELSTVLEALP
- a CDS encoding Hpt domain-containing protein yields the protein MGAAPKLDEAWPIIDAQKLQAIKNLGEPDDEDDFFKELLNIFFQRCPALLVELDAAVAAKDPVKVERSGHALKGTSGNLGAMMMMKLAEQLEVMGRSGKVENASEVLAELHKTYPLTKKELETKWL
- a CDS encoding response regulator transcription factor, with protein sequence MKGNPSDTYTITLDDDVMVHQIIERSTKIRTVGMKDPEELLAKVDELHPIAVFIDIHLGNGRTGLDILPNLRAAWPFCPILVITGTPAETSIVKALNSGADDFIRKPLIPDEVDARFKLRMADAAQKAAKEVVEFGDITIDSAHRTVEGPSGKRFASPIEVNLLACLANTEGAIVEKDALKMRCWGQIKVTDNALHRKLHAVRQLLKDVSDNVVIETKYGVGFYLKYLGQGQQHLDAAS
- a CDS encoding matrixin family metalloprotease, whose amino-acid sequence is MFGRTLTLLFALFFFSACQEYQVVAVKDFRIYTDTKNPELKKAIRILAQRYNKDMGSKTLTIVDREEDSNSRIRFTSGLHDNGHKLGLGKWITTTNQKSTLTINGEKNTQTVAYAMDIEFDQENFEAKVASLSDSSSEEAQHLYHLFCHEIGHGLQMDHSPENSNVMYPTIPDKPTRYVDYKAYFNRARSFMSSH
- a CDS encoding undecaprenyl-phosphate glucose phosphotransferase; this translates as MNRQTSQLLFTLRLLGDLIMITLAWVLAFLLRFYSWIDAPLGVPPIALYSKLIPFIWGIWFATFAFTGGLKRLGQQKRFRYEVFDIIPASIVALLSLIAFTYFYEEYRYSRITLLIFGALQPFAVIIGRDIVRRIIRNYRRRLDPRRVLIIARGEGILEALSISQKLGVERSLVEGVVMPGGNFQSHEERILRQQDLSRIEQPEDWPHYFVEHPIQTVVIALPYQFHGFLDRELEKIADQVNDIRILPDIKRFSRMSPGIELIDNSPVISIHESPLSGFNIILKRGLDIMGASFALILLSPVMLMIAMLVPFSSRGPVLYRQERMGLDGVRFNCLKFRSMPVDAEHQTGAVWAKPGDQRATRLGSFLRRTSLDELPQFFNVLRGDMSLVGPRPERPVFVDKFRKEVPGYMLRHKVKTGITGWAQVNGWRGSTSIEKRIECDLFYIQNWSLWLDIKILFLTLDEVIRGRNAY
- a CDS encoding glycosyltransferase; this encodes MRVAFVHDWLVTWRGGEKVLEALLELYPNAPIYTLFYDEAEMPESIRRRTIIVDPWLNALKRFRKILLPLLPAAVEAMPLEDYDLVISTSSCVAKGVLVGAEARHLSYIHSPMRYIWDQRRYYLTPHRSLSLIEMIKHILLSKLRVWDVASNHRVDRFVANSSFVRTRVKRYYGRDAQVVHPPVAIERFKPQNPKKGGYFLAAGAFVNYKRFDLAIAACERLGKKLIIAGSGPEEKQLRRLAGKMTEFRLKPSAEEWVRLFQDADALIFPGVEDFGITAIEALAAGTPVIALKAGGALDFVQEGKTGLFFQEASADSLAKTLQNFSDQAFNRDYLTTFAATFSRDSFQRKMRQEIDATLKDRA